In a genomic window of Nocardiopsis mwathae:
- a CDS encoding methionine ABC transporter ATP-binding protein yields MGLRKVYRLKDREVLALDNVDLHVRQGEVYGVVGQSGAGKSTLLRCVNLLERPTEGSVRVDGEDLTAMAPARLRAARRGIGMVHQHFALLSSRTVAGNVAFPLEVAGVGRTARRSRVMELLDLVGLADKARAYPAQLSGGQKQRVGIARALASEPKVLLSDEATSALDPATTESILELLRELNRELGLTILLITHEMDVIKRICDSAAIMESGAVRESGRVLDLIGTPGSLLARSLFPLPPTDAPDVVALTYPRSYDEPLMSELTRKFDVDVNVLGGAVETVSGQSVGRLNVQIRGANRDAALDYLGDKGLLVEVAA; encoded by the coding sequence GTGGGCCTGCGCAAGGTCTACCGGTTGAAAGACCGCGAGGTGCTCGCGCTCGACAACGTCGATCTGCACGTCCGCCAGGGCGAGGTCTACGGCGTGGTGGGGCAGAGCGGCGCCGGCAAGAGCACCCTGCTCCGCTGCGTCAACCTGCTGGAGCGCCCCACCGAGGGCAGCGTGCGCGTCGACGGCGAGGACCTCACGGCGATGGCCCCCGCCCGGCTGCGCGCGGCACGGCGCGGCATCGGCATGGTGCACCAGCACTTCGCCCTGCTGTCCTCCCGCACCGTCGCCGGCAACGTCGCCTTCCCGCTGGAGGTCGCCGGGGTGGGGCGGACCGCGCGCCGCAGCCGCGTCATGGAACTCCTGGACCTGGTCGGACTCGCCGACAAGGCGCGCGCCTACCCCGCCCAGCTCTCCGGCGGGCAGAAGCAGCGCGTGGGCATCGCCCGCGCGCTCGCCTCCGAGCCCAAGGTACTGCTGAGCGACGAGGCCACCTCCGCCCTCGACCCCGCCACCACCGAGTCCATCCTGGAACTCCTCCGCGAGCTCAACCGCGAACTCGGCCTCACCATCCTGCTGATCACCCACGAGATGGACGTGATCAAGCGGATCTGCGACTCCGCCGCCATCATGGAGTCCGGAGCGGTCCGCGAGTCGGGCCGTGTTCTCGACCTCATCGGAACACCGGGCTCGCTGCTGGCCCGCTCGCTGTTCCCGCTTCCGCCCACCGACGCCCCCGACGTGGTCGCCCTCACCTACCCGCGCTCCTACGACGAGCCGCTGATGTCGGAGCTCACCCGCAAGTTCGACGTCGACGTCAACGTCCTGGGCGGTGCGGTGGAGACGGTGTCCGGCCAGTCCGTGGGCCGGCTCAACGTGCAGATCCGGGGCGCCAACCGGGACGCCGCACTCGACTACCTGGGCGATAAGGGCCTGCTCGTGGAGGTGGCGGCATGA
- a CDS encoding MetQ/NlpA family ABC transporter substrate-binding protein has translation MRRTWGIIGITALATTLAACGSPSEQAAGSGDADGLTTIKVGASPVPHAEILEYVQENLAADAGLNIDITEFTDYNQPNAALTQGDIDANYFQTKPFLDEYLAGNKGADLAWVDPVHLEAFGLYADSDDVTSLDDLQDGAEIGVPNDASNMGRALHLLADNDLITLKDGAGSAATEKDIEDNPRDLRIVPVEAAQLPRSLSDVDAAVVNGNYALEADLAEKANVLAQERTEDNPYANGLVVAADRADDADIAKLDELLHSDEVRSFIEEQWKGVVIPVDAD, from the coding sequence GTGCGCAGAACCTGGGGAATCATCGGCATCACGGCCCTGGCCACCACGCTCGCCGCGTGCGGCAGCCCCAGCGAGCAGGCGGCGGGAAGCGGCGACGCCGACGGCCTGACCACGATCAAGGTCGGCGCCTCACCGGTCCCGCACGCCGAGATCCTGGAGTACGTGCAGGAGAACCTCGCCGCCGACGCCGGGCTGAACATCGACATCACCGAGTTCACCGACTACAACCAGCCCAACGCGGCGCTGACGCAGGGCGACATCGACGCCAACTACTTCCAGACCAAGCCGTTCCTGGACGAGTACCTCGCCGGAAACAAGGGCGCCGACCTGGCCTGGGTGGACCCTGTGCACCTGGAGGCGTTCGGTCTCTACGCGGATTCCGACGATGTCACCAGCCTCGACGATCTGCAGGACGGCGCCGAGATCGGCGTGCCCAACGACGCCTCCAACATGGGCCGCGCCCTGCACCTGCTGGCCGACAACGACCTGATCACCCTCAAGGACGGCGCCGGCAGCGCCGCCACGGAGAAGGACATCGAGGACAACCCCAGGGACCTGCGGATCGTCCCGGTGGAGGCCGCGCAGCTGCCGCGCTCGCTGTCCGACGTGGACGCGGCCGTCGTCAACGGCAACTACGCGCTGGAAGCCGACCTCGCCGAGAAGGCCAACGTGCTGGCCCAGGAGCGGACCGAGGACAACCCGTACGCCAACGGCCTGGTGGTGGCCGCGGACAGGGCCGACGACGCCGACATCGCCAAGCTCGACGAGCTGCTGCACAGCGACGAGGTCCGCTCGTTCATCGAGGAGCAGTGGAAGGGCGTCGTCATCCCCGTCGACGCCGACTGA
- a CDS encoding coiled-coil domain-containing protein, with protein MEPDRPFGPDDFPDFWAPDPRVGPALLPAAARRRLRLSLPALALAGTLGLAPMAPSASAAPAEESLSSLQERAEALGEEYGGHLIDMEGVIEEAERAEKRAEGTKEEVGTAQAQVRQLAVASYTQGGVDPAFSLFVDDDPQRVIDQASLVGHLSSSQRDKIERLERAIDRDRKAKENAEGKAAKVQEDLDELEERREKVQELIAKHPVQEMGPPDNLTPRTRQMKEVIIEKFGEGRAQGGVGCYRPDGGWVVGEHPKGRACDFMVNNEGRMPTQENIDRGYEISKFAQDNAERLGIMYIIYRQKIWDVRRAGEGWRDMADRGSITENHFDHVHISMF; from the coding sequence GTGGAGCCCGACCGACCATTCGGACCGGACGACTTCCCCGATTTCTGGGCCCCCGACCCCCGTGTCGGGCCGGCCCTCCTGCCAGCGGCGGCCCGGCGCCGCCTGCGCCTCTCCCTGCCCGCCCTCGCCCTCGCCGGCACGCTCGGCCTGGCCCCGATGGCGCCGAGCGCGTCGGCGGCGCCCGCCGAGGAGAGCCTGAGCTCCCTGCAGGAGCGCGCCGAGGCGCTGGGCGAGGAGTACGGCGGCCACCTCATCGATATGGAGGGGGTCATCGAGGAGGCGGAGCGCGCCGAGAAGCGGGCGGAGGGGACCAAGGAGGAGGTCGGCACCGCCCAGGCCCAGGTCCGCCAGCTGGCGGTGGCCAGCTACACCCAGGGCGGCGTCGACCCCGCCTTCTCGCTGTTCGTCGACGATGACCCGCAGCGGGTCATCGACCAGGCCTCACTGGTCGGGCACCTGTCCAGCAGCCAGCGCGACAAGATCGAGCGGCTGGAACGGGCCATCGACCGCGACCGGAAGGCCAAGGAGAACGCCGAGGGCAAGGCCGCCAAGGTCCAGGAGGACCTGGACGAGCTGGAGGAGCGCCGCGAGAAGGTGCAGGAGCTCATCGCCAAGCATCCCGTCCAGGAGATGGGGCCGCCGGACAACCTCACCCCGCGCACCCGGCAGATGAAGGAAGTCATCATCGAGAAGTTCGGTGAGGGCAGGGCGCAGGGCGGCGTGGGCTGCTACCGGCCGGACGGCGGCTGGGTCGTCGGTGAGCACCCCAAGGGCCGGGCGTGCGACTTCATGGTGAACAACGAGGGCCGGATGCCCACGCAGGAGAACATCGACCGCGGCTACGAGATCTCGAAGTTCGCCCAGGACAACGCCGAGCGGCTGGGCATCATGTACATCATCTACCGGCAGAAGATCTGGGACGTCCGGCGCGCGGGCGAGGGCTGGCGCGACATGGCCGACCGGGGCAGTATCACCGAGAACCACTTCGACCACGTGCACATCTCGATGTTCTGA
- a CDS encoding DUF3558 domain-containing protein has product MSDNGPYPQPPQFPQDGEGGSGGQPPYGGPYGQPGPEQGGPHPGQQYASGPYQAPYGGQNPGGQPGYPYGAAQQGGPQPGGPGYQPPHDQNMYAPPPGQPPYGGPGMPGGPGDYPPPQKKSSAGMWVVIGGGAVILILVIAVFIVVLRPSGDTSAAAPQQAEQSEADKPDADADSDGGDEPKADKGEPPYDLPEDACQTYTEDKLSEYAISDGSKNLSDNRSSCRWRVDGEGDTWGSFSLEYKTPYAGSDSVEGAKDDFKSAVKFVTDENNRYTEREVHEEQDVKLGDEAKLVFSTEKLTNSNYSVATLLVREGNINTEVKFQMSPGLGADESVPAPLKFSDVEDMMLDLGKQSLTPIGA; this is encoded by the coding sequence ATGAGCGACAACGGACCCTATCCACAGCCTCCGCAATTCCCGCAGGATGGCGAAGGCGGCTCCGGGGGGCAGCCGCCGTACGGCGGGCCCTATGGGCAGCCCGGGCCCGAGCAGGGTGGCCCCCACCCCGGCCAGCAGTACGCGAGCGGCCCCTACCAGGCGCCCTACGGCGGCCAGAACCCCGGCGGACAGCCGGGCTACCCCTACGGTGCGGCCCAGCAAGGGGGGCCGCAGCCGGGGGGACCCGGGTACCAGCCGCCGCACGACCAGAACATGTACGCCCCTCCGCCGGGGCAGCCGCCCTACGGCGGCCCGGGCATGCCCGGCGGGCCGGGCGACTACCCGCCGCCGCAGAAGAAGAGCAGCGCCGGCATGTGGGTGGTCATCGGCGGCGGCGCGGTCATCCTGATCCTGGTGATCGCCGTGTTCATCGTGGTGCTGCGACCCAGCGGCGACACCTCGGCCGCCGCACCCCAGCAGGCCGAGCAGAGCGAGGCCGACAAGCCCGACGCGGACGCGGACTCCGACGGCGGCGACGAGCCCAAGGCCGACAAGGGCGAGCCGCCCTACGACCTGCCTGAGGACGCCTGCCAGACCTACACCGAGGACAAGCTCAGCGAGTACGCCATCTCGGACGGCAGCAAGAACCTCAGCGACAACCGCTCCAGCTGCCGCTGGCGGGTGGACGGCGAGGGCGACACCTGGGGCTCGTTCTCCCTGGAGTACAAGACCCCCTACGCCGGCTCCGACTCGGTCGAGGGCGCCAAGGACGACTTCAAGTCGGCCGTCAAGTTCGTCACCGACGAGAACAACCGCTACACCGAGCGCGAGGTCCACGAGGAGCAGGACGTCAAGCTCGGCGACGAGGCCAAGCTGGTCTTCTCCACGGAGAAGCTGACCAACTCCAACTACTCGGTGGCCACCCTGCTGGTCCGCGAGGGCAACATCAACACCGAGGTCAAGTTCCAGATGTCGCCCGGCCTGGGCGCCGATGAGAGCGTCCCGGCCCCGCTGAAGTTCTCCGACGTGGAGGACATGATGCTGGACCTGGGCAAGCAGTCGCTGACCCCGATCGGCGCCTAG
- the metE gene encoding 5-methyltetrahydropteroyltriglutamate--homocysteine S-methyltransferase encodes MTTTVLGYPRIGPDRELKRASEAYWRGRTTVSELDAVAARLRRGVWETLRDAGVAEIPANTFSYYDHMLDTAVLFDLVPERFRTPAFAGEGREAELRRYFAMARGADDVAPLEMTKWFDTNYHYLVPELAPGRRPRLADPAKPLSEFTQAKGLGIRTHPVIVGPLTFLMLAKPAADAPEGWRPLDLLDDLLGCYAELLARLAAAGAHQVQLDEPILATDDGRAEPVALERAYTRLGELTDRPELFVATYFGSIGTAALDVLKRTGVERIGLDLVAGPESVDEVAAVSGLGGKTLVAGVVDGRNVWRADLPKALSTLGSLLGLADRVVVGTSCSLLHVPIDLDAETDLDPVIRERLAFARQKVDEVVLLGRALSAGDGGIAAELERARTSAPDTAAFVNPRVRARLDALGDSAVRNGHDRRGAAQADEPPLQTTTIGSFPQTPDVRKARADHRAGRIDDAEYTRRMRAEIDRVIKLQEDIGLDILVHGEPERNDMVQYFAERLDGFVTTQKGWVQSYGSRCVRPPILYGDVSRPEAMTVDWITYAQSRTDKPVKGMLTGPVTMLAWSFVRDDQPLGDTARQVALALRDEVSDLERAGIRHIQVDEAALRELLPLRAERHADYLAWAIGSFRLATSGVGDSTRIHTHMCYSEFGRIVGAIEQLDADVTSVEAARSHMELVDDLAEAGYERGIGPGVYDIHSPRVPTADEIESALRDALRAVDPRRLWVNPDCGLKTRRYEEVEPALRNMVEAARRVRADLVG; translated from the coding sequence ATGACGACGACCGTGCTCGGCTACCCCCGCATCGGCCCGGACCGCGAGCTCAAGCGCGCGAGTGAGGCCTACTGGAGGGGACGCACCACCGTCTCCGAACTGGACGCCGTCGCCGCCCGACTGCGCCGCGGCGTCTGGGAGACGCTGCGCGACGCCGGGGTGGCGGAGATCCCCGCCAACACCTTCTCCTACTACGACCACATGCTCGACACCGCGGTCCTCTTCGACCTCGTGCCCGAGCGGTTCCGCACCCCGGCCTTCGCCGGGGAGGGCCGCGAGGCCGAGCTGCGGCGCTACTTCGCCATGGCCCGGGGCGCCGACGACGTCGCCCCCCTGGAGATGACCAAGTGGTTCGACACGAACTACCACTACCTGGTCCCCGAACTCGCCCCCGGCCGGCGGCCGCGCCTGGCCGACCCCGCCAAACCACTCTCGGAGTTCACCCAGGCCAAGGGGCTGGGCATCCGGACGCATCCGGTCATCGTCGGCCCGCTCACCTTCCTGATGCTGGCCAAGCCCGCCGCCGACGCTCCGGAGGGCTGGCGGCCGCTGGACCTGCTCGACGACCTGCTGGGCTGCTACGCCGAACTCCTCGCCCGCCTGGCCGCCGCAGGAGCGCACCAGGTGCAGCTGGACGAGCCGATCCTGGCGACCGACGACGGCCGCGCCGAACCCGTCGCGCTGGAGCGGGCCTACACCCGGCTCGGTGAGCTCACCGACCGTCCGGAGCTCTTCGTCGCCACCTACTTCGGGTCCATCGGAACCGCTGCGCTCGACGTCCTCAAGCGCACCGGCGTGGAGCGTATCGGCCTGGACCTGGTCGCCGGCCCGGAGTCGGTGGACGAGGTCGCCGCCGTCTCCGGTCTGGGCGGCAAGACCCTGGTGGCCGGCGTCGTCGACGGGCGCAACGTCTGGCGCGCCGACCTCCCCAAGGCGCTGTCCACCCTGGGCTCGCTGCTGGGCCTGGCCGACCGCGTCGTCGTCGGCACCTCCTGCTCCCTGCTGCACGTCCCCATCGACCTGGACGCCGAGACCGACCTGGACCCGGTGATCCGCGAGCGCCTGGCCTTCGCCCGGCAGAAGGTGGACGAGGTCGTGCTGCTCGGCCGGGCGCTCTCGGCCGGAGACGGGGGCATCGCCGCCGAGCTGGAACGGGCGCGCACCTCGGCACCGGACACAGCGGCGTTCGTCAACCCCCGGGTGCGTGCCCGCCTGGACGCACTGGGCGACAGCGCCGTCCGCAACGGCCACGACCGCCGCGGTGCGGCCCAGGCCGACGAGCCGCCGCTGCAGACCACCACCATCGGTTCGTTCCCGCAGACCCCTGATGTGCGAAAGGCGCGGGCCGACCACCGCGCCGGGCGCATCGACGACGCGGAGTACACCCGGCGGATGCGCGCCGAGATCGACCGGGTCATCAAGCTGCAGGAGGACATCGGCCTGGACATCCTCGTGCACGGCGAACCCGAGCGCAACGACATGGTGCAGTACTTCGCCGAGCGCCTCGACGGCTTCGTCACCACCCAGAAGGGGTGGGTGCAGTCCTACGGTTCGCGGTGCGTGCGCCCGCCGATCCTCTACGGCGACGTCTCCCGGCCCGAGGCGATGACCGTCGACTGGATCACCTACGCCCAGTCGCGCACCGACAAGCCCGTCAAGGGCATGCTCACCGGACCGGTCACCATGCTCGCCTGGTCGTTCGTCCGCGACGACCAGCCGCTTGGGGACACCGCGCGGCAGGTGGCGCTGGCACTGCGAGACGAGGTGTCGGACCTGGAGCGCGCCGGGATCCGGCACATCCAGGTCGACGAGGCCGCGCTGCGGGAGCTGCTGCCGCTGCGCGCCGAACGGCACGCCGACTACCTGGCCTGGGCGATCGGCTCGTTCCGGCTGGCGACCTCGGGGGTGGGCGACAGCACCCGCATCCACACCCACATGTGCTACTCGGAGTTCGGCCGGATCGTGGGCGCCATCGAACAGCTGGACGCCGATGTCACCAGCGTCGAGGCGGCCCGCTCGCACATGGAGCTCGTGGACGACCTCGCCGAGGCCGGGTACGAACGCGGCATCGGTCCCGGCGTCTACGACATCCACTCGCCGCGGGTGCCCACCGCCGACGAGATCGAGTCGGCGCTGCGCGACGCGCTGCGGGCCGTCGACCCGCGGCGGCTGTGGGTCAACCCGGACTGCGGGCTGAAGACGCGGCGCTACGAGGAGGTCGAACCGGCGCTGCGCAACATGGTGGAGGCGGCCCGCCGCGTTCGCGCCGACCTCGTCGGCTGA
- a CDS encoding quinone-dependent dihydroorotate dehydrogenase has translation MLYQMLFHAVLRHTDAEAVHRLSFAALRGVAAVPGAADAMRRVLGPRDPELAVTALGREFPGPLGLAAGFDKNAEGIDGLTALGFGHVEVGTVTAHPQPGNPAPRLFRLVEDRAIVNRMGFNNQGSVVVADRLRERSRGRGVRPEPVVGINIGKTKVVPESEAVEDYTTSARRLADFADYMVVNVSSPNTPGLRDLQTVERLRPLLTEVRATLDAEGHRALPLLVKIAPDLADEDIDAVADLALDLGLDGIIATNTTIFREGLRTDPGQVEAAGAGGLSGAPLKWRSLEVLKRLRARVGDRLVLISVGGIETPQDAWERIRAGATLVQGYTGLIYGGPLWPRRIHKGLARLARAAGYASVADAVGVDAGITDDDVYG, from the coding sequence TTGCTGTACCAGATGCTCTTTCACGCCGTGCTGCGGCACACCGACGCCGAGGCCGTCCACCGGCTGAGCTTCGCCGCGCTGCGCGGCGTCGCCGCCGTCCCGGGCGCCGCCGACGCCATGCGCAGGGTGCTCGGCCCGCGTGACCCGGAGCTGGCCGTGACCGCGCTCGGCCGCGAGTTCCCCGGCCCGCTGGGGCTGGCCGCCGGGTTCGACAAGAACGCCGAGGGTATCGACGGGCTCACCGCGCTCGGCTTCGGGCACGTCGAGGTCGGCACGGTGACCGCGCACCCGCAGCCCGGGAACCCGGCCCCGCGGCTGTTCCGGCTGGTCGAGGACCGCGCCATCGTGAACCGGATGGGCTTCAACAACCAGGGGTCGGTCGTCGTCGCCGACCGGCTGCGGGAGCGGAGCCGGGGGAGGGGCGTGCGCCCGGAGCCCGTCGTCGGCATCAACATCGGCAAGACCAAGGTCGTGCCGGAGTCCGAGGCCGTGGAGGACTACACCACCAGCGCGCGGCGGCTCGCCGACTTCGCCGACTACATGGTCGTCAACGTCAGCTCCCCGAACACCCCGGGCCTGCGCGACCTGCAGACCGTGGAGCGGCTTCGCCCACTGCTCACCGAGGTGCGCGCCACACTGGACGCCGAAGGCCACCGGGCGCTGCCGCTGCTGGTCAAGATCGCGCCCGACCTCGCCGACGAGGACATCGACGCCGTCGCCGACCTCGCGCTGGACCTGGGGCTCGACGGCATCATCGCGACCAACACCACCATCTTCCGTGAGGGCCTGCGCACCGATCCCGGGCAGGTGGAGGCGGCCGGTGCCGGCGGCCTGTCCGGTGCGCCGCTGAAGTGGCGCTCCCTGGAGGTGCTGAAGCGGCTGCGAGCCCGCGTGGGCGACCGCCTGGTCCTCATCAGCGTGGGCGGGATCGAGACCCCTCAGGACGCCTGGGAGCGGATCCGCGCCGGGGCCACCCTGGTCCAGGGCTACACCGGCCTCATCTACGGCGGCCCGCTGTGGCCGCGCAGGATCCACAAGGGCCTGGCGCGGCTCGCCCGTGCCGCCGGGTACGCCTCGGTCGCCGACGCGGTGGGGGTGGACGCCGGTATCACCGACGACGACGTGTACGGCTGA
- a CDS encoding polysaccharide deacetylase family protein has protein sequence MVALATALALGACTSPDAERRSDQPERAKATGEADELTVVDLDNVPDVTEEKKETEENGVTASLSYPKVPNADPLAKRLDEITDRERDDFLGAVPKAESIKIGWNLSVAGDDVMAVRLTQDEKDDEGERTAWATYWYDTATGTTAYSTELLAGQQELETLDGLVKKALKENDGDKVDTSHLYPILRSYDSMGFNPDGDLVVEFDEGQVAPVKSGRVSAVVAKADVEPLLSDFGRKAQTAAVVVTPDYRIEEEPAAPKDGSKAGVPGVFATRDDDVDCSDPESKCIALTFDDGPGERTPELLDTLAKYDAKATFFLTGGPVREHAATVRREYAEGHELANHTVHHPDLTRQAEVRIRAELSTVNDLVRRETGFDLELMRPPYGATDDKVAKIAKEQGLAEIIWSVDTNDWKDRDSSVVAKRAVKGAKPGSIILMHDIHGTTIDAVPSILKQLDEKGYRMVTVSQLLGDTEPGESYFNGHPEEKKDDTDGKDDGTSASSDEKSDKKDDKKDDKD, from the coding sequence GTGGTCGCACTCGCGACCGCCCTGGCGCTCGGCGCCTGTACCTCGCCCGATGCCGAACGACGGTCGGATCAGCCCGAGCGCGCCAAGGCCACCGGTGAGGCCGACGAGCTCACCGTCGTCGATCTCGACAACGTCCCGGACGTCACCGAGGAGAAGAAGGAGACCGAGGAGAACGGTGTCACGGCGTCGCTGAGCTACCCCAAGGTCCCCAACGCCGACCCGCTCGCCAAGCGGCTCGACGAGATCACCGACCGGGAGCGGGACGACTTCCTCGGGGCCGTCCCCAAGGCCGAGTCCATCAAGATCGGGTGGAACCTGAGCGTCGCCGGCGACGACGTCATGGCCGTGCGGCTGACCCAGGACGAGAAGGACGACGAGGGCGAGCGCACCGCCTGGGCCACCTACTGGTACGACACGGCGACCGGGACCACCGCCTACTCCACCGAACTGCTGGCAGGGCAGCAGGAGCTGGAGACCCTGGACGGGCTGGTGAAGAAGGCCCTGAAGGAGAACGACGGCGACAAGGTGGACACCTCCCACCTCTACCCGATCCTGCGCTCCTATGACTCGATGGGCTTCAACCCCGATGGGGACCTCGTCGTGGAGTTCGACGAGGGCCAGGTCGCTCCGGTGAAGTCCGGCCGGGTCTCGGCGGTCGTCGCGAAGGCGGACGTCGAGCCGCTGCTGTCGGACTTCGGGAGGAAGGCGCAGACCGCGGCCGTCGTCGTCACCCCCGACTACCGGATCGAGGAGGAGCCGGCGGCCCCCAAGGACGGGTCGAAGGCGGGGGTCCCGGGAGTGTTCGCGACGCGAGACGATGATGTCGACTGCTCCGACCCGGAATCCAAGTGCATCGCACTGACGTTCGACGACGGTCCGGGCGAGCGCACCCCCGAACTTCTCGACACCCTGGCGAAGTACGACGCCAAGGCCACCTTCTTCCTCACCGGCGGGCCGGTGCGGGAGCACGCGGCCACCGTGCGGCGCGAGTACGCCGAGGGGCACGAGCTCGCCAACCACACCGTGCACCACCCCGACCTCACCCGGCAGGCCGAGGTGCGAATCCGCGCGGAGCTGAGCACCGTCAACGACCTGGTCCGGCGCGAGACCGGGTTCGACCTGGAGCTGATGCGGCCGCCGTACGGTGCGACCGACGACAAGGTCGCCAAGATCGCCAAGGAGCAGGGGCTCGCGGAGATCATCTGGAGCGTCGACACCAACGACTGGAAGGACCGCGACTCCTCCGTCGTGGCCAAGCGCGCGGTCAAGGGTGCGAAGCCGGGGTCGATCATCCTGATGCACGACATCCACGGCACGACCATCGACGCCGTCCCCTCCATCCTCAAGCAGCTGGATGAGAAGGGGTACCGGATGGTCACGGTGTCCCAGCTGCTCGGCGACACCGAGCCGGGCGAGTCCTACTTCAACGGCCACCCCGAGGAGAAGAAGGACGACACGGACGGCAAGGACGACGGTACATCCGCTTCGTCGGATGAGAAGTCGGACAAGAAGGACGACAAGAAGGACGACAAGGACTGA
- a CDS encoding DUF6461 domain-containing protein, producing the protein MAVACPGDYAWLRETQPDLAEAYCLSYVRGLTKAEALGRLGVAERRLRCLPIAEAVEAGLSAEGTPPLTVHALSVQGWTVIVEPTGCRATRPECYRQLSAETELVSVRVLIDQVCEFRWVVDGVLQTFFDAATPSVRRGTRPDALADQMQAVGLTDDAEPADPGAALLALADRVTGVRLRPEYLDGPLLGAELDAPAPLTRA; encoded by the coding sequence ATGGCCGTCGCGTGTCCAGGTGACTACGCCTGGCTGCGAGAGACGCAGCCGGATCTGGCCGAGGCGTACTGCCTCTCCTATGTCCGGGGACTGACCAAGGCCGAGGCGCTGGGGCGGCTCGGCGTGGCGGAGCGGCGCCTGCGCTGCCTACCGATCGCCGAGGCCGTCGAGGCCGGACTGAGCGCCGAGGGGACCCCTCCGCTCACGGTGCACGCCCTGTCCGTCCAGGGGTGGACGGTCATCGTGGAGCCCACCGGGTGCCGCGCCACCCGGCCCGAGTGCTACCGGCAGCTGTCCGCCGAGACCGAGCTGGTGTCGGTACGCGTCCTGATCGATCAGGTCTGCGAGTTCCGCTGGGTCGTCGACGGCGTGCTGCAGACCTTCTTCGACGCCGCCACCCCGTCGGTCCGCCGGGGCACCCGCCCCGACGCGCTGGCCGACCAGATGCAGGCGGTCGGGCTGACCGACGACGCCGAACCGGCCGACCCGGGGGCCGCCCTGCTGGCGCTCGCCGACCGCGTCACCGGTGTCCGGCTCCGTCCCGAATACCTGGACGGTCCGCTGCTCGGCGCCGAACTCGACGCCCCCGCACCGCTCACCCGGGCCTGA
- a CDS encoding methionine ABC transporter permease — MMTWSTEFAERLPEMWPVLWLGTLDTLYMVLWATVFSVLVGLPLGVLLVTTDRGGLTPAPVLRSVLSAAVNIGRSLPFIVLMVAVLSLTRLLTGSTIGPTAAIVPLSIGAVPFFARLVESALREVDRGVIEAAHAMGTRKLGIVGKVLLPEALPGLIAALVMTIVTLISYSAMAGAIGGGGLGDIAIREGYQRFDDYYLWATVILLVIVVQAAQSLGDLLIRRLSHR, encoded by the coding sequence ATGATGACCTGGTCGACCGAATTCGCCGAACGGCTCCCCGAGATGTGGCCGGTCCTGTGGCTGGGCACCCTCGACACCCTCTACATGGTCCTGTGGGCCACCGTCTTCAGCGTCCTCGTCGGGCTGCCCTTGGGCGTGCTGCTGGTCACCACCGACCGCGGCGGACTCACCCCCGCACCGGTACTCCGGTCGGTCCTCAGCGCCGCCGTGAACATCGGGCGGTCGCTGCCCTTCATCGTGCTCATGGTGGCCGTGCTCTCGCTGACCCGGCTGCTGACCGGCAGCACCATCGGCCCGACCGCCGCGATCGTCCCGCTGAGCATCGGGGCCGTCCCGTTCTTCGCCCGCCTCGTCGAGTCCGCGCTGCGCGAGGTCGACCGCGGGGTCATCGAGGCGGCCCACGCGATGGGTACCCGCAAGCTCGGCATCGTCGGCAAGGTGCTGCTGCCCGAGGCCCTGCCCGGCCTCATCGCCGCGCTGGTCATGACCATCGTCACGCTCATCTCGTACTCGGCCATGGCCGGGGCCATCGGCGGCGGCGGTCTCGGCGACATCGCCATCCGCGAGGGCTACCAGCGCTTCGACGACTACTACCTGTGGGCCACGGTGATCCTCCTGGTCATCGTCGTCCAAGCCGCACAGAGCCTCGGCGACCTGCTGATCCGGCGGCTCTCCCACCGCTGA